One segment of Rhodopirellula baltica SH 1 DNA contains the following:
- a CDS encoding tetratricopeptide repeat protein, which yields MLIRHLLHDQNGNLEWYGRDDIYVVSMLSAFPIAVIAAWKVNQQSRSSAIVLGGCMFLASLCLAVISHSTSFGSLFAATSARSLLAILATFSAATLCLSIAPFDISKPAIGRDEDSDGQTKGQGGDAILPNWTWLLFGVAAIATPATYAHSVAESLEKGLAESLGGKRITLAWKQCSQLRRLDPTATVAATDLATLESALNDEKARLEQEVRRPMPRNMNMAMIGHRITSLVQLDRNHEALGWIRPMMSGRNFHPISLDYYGLCQQRLDKPVESMRGYERSLKHWERQTDSPAKNNALISAYKGIAFAARQLGDRKLEEEAYQSLVELNPTAEHHFLLATCFKEHQKTSLAAENAQLAVQLDPLYADQAESMLSQLSRDHFSCFLVPR from the coding sequence ATGCTCATCCGCCACTTGCTACACGATCAAAACGGCAACCTCGAGTGGTACGGACGAGACGACATCTACGTGGTTTCCATGTTGTCGGCATTTCCAATTGCAGTGATCGCCGCATGGAAGGTGAATCAGCAGTCGCGATCGTCCGCCATCGTGCTAGGCGGCTGCATGTTTCTGGCAAGCCTTTGCCTTGCGGTCATCAGCCACAGTACATCCTTCGGCAGCTTGTTCGCAGCGACATCGGCTCGATCACTACTGGCAATCCTGGCAACTTTCTCGGCCGCCACCCTTTGCCTGTCGATCGCACCGTTTGACATATCAAAACCTGCTATTGGTCGCGACGAAGATTCTGATGGCCAAACAAAAGGGCAGGGCGGAGATGCAATTCTGCCCAATTGGACATGGCTGCTGTTCGGCGTCGCAGCAATCGCAACTCCCGCGACATACGCGCACTCAGTGGCTGAATCACTCGAAAAAGGTCTCGCGGAGTCACTTGGCGGCAAACGTATCACGCTGGCCTGGAAGCAGTGCTCGCAACTTCGCCGCCTGGATCCAACCGCGACCGTCGCAGCCACAGATTTGGCAACTTTGGAGTCCGCCCTGAACGATGAAAAGGCCCGACTGGAACAAGAAGTACGCCGTCCCATGCCTCGCAACATGAACATGGCAATGATCGGACACCGTATCACTTCGCTGGTGCAACTGGACCGAAATCACGAAGCACTTGGATGGATTCGTCCCATGATGTCCGGTCGAAATTTCCATCCCATCAGCCTCGATTACTACGGATTGTGTCAACAACGTTTGGACAAACCCGTCGAGAGCATGCGAGGTTACGAACGATCGCTAAAACATTGGGAACGACAAACCGACAGTCCCGCGAAGAACAACGCGTTGATCAGCGCTTACAAAGGAATCGCCTTCGCAGCTCGTCAATTAGGCGATCGCAAATTGGAAGAAGAAGCCTACCAATCGCTGGTTGAGCTGAATCCGACCGCCGAGCACCACTTCCTTTTGGCGACATGCTTCAAGGAACACCAAAAGACATCACTGGCCGCAGAAAACGCTCAACTCGCCGTGCAGTTAGATCCCCTCTACGCTGACCAGGCCGAGTCGATGCTGTCACAACTCTCACGCGATCACTTCAGTTGCTTTTTGGTACCTCGCTAA
- a CDS encoding DUF1559 domain-containing protein — translation MCDRPNAKRSGFTLVELLVVIAIIGVLVGLLLPAVQAAREAARRMQCQNNFKQFGIALHNHMAAFGSFPPGNVNYDESGNRFKTGGWQHGQNELGWHWLPMLFPYMEQPGVWELITRCEDSVTGHTMNPCDHCEYYAEFEHIGREQLGSFVSCPSAPRVTNQFTDGSYGLEALAKGSNYAASWGSGDMLSWESDQTSGAFGTYYVHQDVIIKDGIAGDRFQNRNGMGSEDFLDGMSNTMAMSEILNHDSKTDIRGTWMSPAMGATIFSAYTSPNSREKDVLAACDEDIPEDRLNPYLACLEQRETAEIWAAARSHHTGGVNVLMADSSVRFVTDSVDKENVWQPLATAKNSEVFEMP, via the coding sequence ATGTGTGATCGACCGAACGCAAAGCGATCTGGTTTCACACTGGTCGAACTCTTGGTCGTGATCGCAATCATCGGTGTGCTGGTCGGCCTGCTTTTGCCAGCCGTCCAAGCTGCTCGTGAAGCCGCTCGTCGGATGCAGTGCCAAAACAACTTCAAACAGTTTGGCATCGCACTGCACAACCACATGGCAGCATTCGGCTCGTTCCCGCCGGGCAACGTCAACTACGACGAAAGCGGCAACCGCTTCAAAACCGGTGGCTGGCAACACGGACAGAACGAACTGGGATGGCACTGGTTGCCAATGCTGTTCCCCTACATGGAACAACCCGGTGTCTGGGAATTGATCACCCGCTGCGAAGACTCCGTCACGGGACACACCATGAACCCTTGCGATCACTGCGAGTACTACGCTGAATTCGAACACATCGGCCGCGAGCAACTCGGTTCGTTCGTCTCCTGCCCGTCGGCACCTCGTGTCACCAATCAGTTCACCGATGGAAGCTACGGCCTCGAAGCTCTCGCAAAGGGATCCAACTACGCGGCAAGTTGGGGTTCAGGCGACATGCTGTCGTGGGAAAGCGATCAGACATCCGGTGCATTCGGCACCTACTACGTGCACCAAGACGTGATCATCAAAGACGGCATTGCTGGTGACCGCTTCCAAAACAGAAACGGCATGGGCAGCGAAGATTTTCTCGACGGCATGAGCAACACCATGGCGATGAGCGAGATCCTCAACCACGACTCGAAGACAGACATCCGTGGAACTTGGATGTCACCAGCCATGGGTGCCACGATCTTCTCGGCCTACACCAGCCCCAACAGCCGTGAAAAAGATGTGCTCGCCGCTTGTGACGAAGACATTCCTGAAGATCGCTTGAACCCGTACCTGGCTTGCTTGGAACAACGCGAAACGGCTGAAATCTGGGCCGCCGCTCGCAGTCATCACACCGGTGGCGTCAACGTTCTGATGGCCGACAGTTCGGTTCGTTTCGTCACCGACTCGGTCGACAAAGAAAACGTTTGGCAACCATTGGCAACCGCCAAGAACAGTGAAGTCTTCGAAATGCCCTGA
- a CDS encoding dioxygenase family protein has translation MILMKTKMMSRRWFASRSAMAIGGAAMWTTPGLFAEELLKPTPPLTEGPFYPDRLPLDQDNDLIVIGDHTTPAVGDVTHLTGRVLTAAGSPVRNATIEIWQCDANAVYLHSRDSDGKKDQQDKNFQGFGRFETASDGGYRFRTIKPVPYPGRPAPHIHIKVKQGDKDLLTTQLLIRGHEGNKRDGVFRRVTDPAKRELLVADFKPMKESKIGEFACQFDVILGQTPADS, from the coding sequence GTGATTCTGATGAAAACGAAGATGATGTCACGACGATGGTTCGCGAGTCGATCGGCCATGGCGATTGGTGGTGCGGCGATGTGGACGACGCCAGGTTTGTTTGCAGAAGAGTTGCTGAAGCCGACACCGCCACTGACTGAAGGGCCGTTCTATCCAGATCGATTGCCGCTGGACCAAGACAACGATCTGATTGTCATCGGCGATCACACAACACCGGCCGTTGGCGATGTAACTCACTTGACCGGTCGCGTGTTGACCGCGGCGGGATCGCCGGTTCGCAATGCGACCATCGAAATTTGGCAGTGCGATGCCAACGCGGTCTATCTGCATTCGCGTGACAGCGATGGAAAGAAAGATCAGCAGGACAAGAACTTCCAGGGCTTTGGACGATTTGAAACCGCCAGCGACGGTGGGTATCGCTTTCGAACGATCAAGCCGGTGCCCTACCCTGGTCGGCCCGCTCCACACATTCACATCAAAGTCAAACAGGGTGACAAAGATCTGCTGACGACCCAGTTGCTGATTCGTGGTCACGAAGGCAACAAACGAGATGGTGTGTTTCGGCGAGTGACGGATCCTGCCAAACGTGAATTGTTGGTGGCAGATTTCAAGCCGATGAAAGAATCGAAGATCGGCGAATTCGCCTGTCAGTTCGATGTGATTCTTGGGCAAACGCCCGCCGACAGTTGA
- a CDS encoding multiheme c-type cytochrome has protein sequence MLLVIGVCAASVARDLMLAAPAQPSASRQARQRETSHHSASQAVNQWSQFVSSQFAGDQACQTCHPAEYEAHLRSGHSRTATPMMKSELAQQLLQQGEHNDPLRDQTFRFQKKADQFVVSTSAGQGRAVEKDSAAPSANASTVSVSVNWLLGSGTHAQTPLAIHNDGSRGIEMRWSSFHGDSELNVTPDHDEYKTFATGTPECFGRPMDAMDVRSCIGCHSTVVPPPPIPLTPQTMIANVGCERCHGPRKKHVVLAGRGLPEQSKPMIDQHDAAAHMETCSACHRDERSVSANSTAAERARFQPYGLKKSECYLQSSGELTCSTCHDPHDTTSHDRQQYIQQCNSCHQTQASTTCPEAPKGDCIECHMPLTPWTQGIAFRDHWIRIVKDTASHDTETTSEASR, from the coding sequence ATGCTTTTGGTCATCGGCGTCTGTGCGGCCAGCGTCGCACGAGACCTGATGCTAGCGGCGCCTGCGCAACCGTCCGCATCGAGGCAAGCAAGGCAACGCGAAACTTCTCATCACTCCGCTTCACAGGCCGTGAACCAATGGAGCCAATTCGTTTCGTCGCAATTTGCCGGTGACCAAGCTTGCCAGACTTGTCATCCGGCCGAGTACGAGGCACATCTTCGTTCCGGTCATTCGCGAACCGCCACCCCAATGATGAAGTCCGAGTTGGCTCAGCAACTACTTCAACAAGGCGAACACAACGATCCACTTCGCGACCAGACATTTCGCTTTCAAAAGAAAGCCGACCAATTCGTTGTCAGCACTTCCGCGGGGCAGGGCAGGGCGGTTGAAAAAGACTCCGCTGCTCCTTCGGCGAATGCTTCCACAGTGTCCGTCTCGGTCAATTGGCTGCTCGGTTCCGGCACTCACGCACAAACACCGCTCGCAATCCACAACGATGGCTCTCGTGGCATCGAAATGCGATGGTCATCGTTTCATGGTGATAGTGAACTGAATGTGACACCCGATCACGACGAATACAAAACCTTCGCCACAGGAACGCCGGAATGCTTCGGACGCCCCATGGATGCAATGGACGTTCGATCTTGTATCGGTTGCCATTCCACCGTGGTCCCGCCTCCTCCAATTCCACTGACGCCCCAAACGATGATTGCCAACGTCGGTTGCGAACGCTGCCACGGCCCCAGAAAGAAACACGTCGTTCTGGCTGGACGTGGTCTGCCCGAACAAAGCAAACCGATGATCGATCAGCACGATGCCGCCGCGCACATGGAAACCTGCAGCGCATGCCATCGCGACGAACGCTCGGTTTCCGCCAACTCCACCGCCGCGGAACGAGCACGATTCCAGCCCTATGGATTGAAAAAGAGCGAATGCTATTTGCAATCCTCAGGAGAACTCACTTGTTCGACGTGCCACGACCCGCACGACACCACGTCGCACGATCGCCAGCAATACATCCAACAATGCAATAGCTGCCACCAAACACAAGCTTCGACAACCTGTCCCGAAGCACCAAAAGGCGACTGCATCGAGTGCCACATGCCACTCACACCATGGACCCAAGGCATCGCTTTTCGGGATCATTGGATTCGAATTGTGAAAGACACCGCTTCACACGATACCGAGACGACTTCGGAGGCATCCCGATGA